From one Tetragenococcus osmophilus genomic stretch:
- a CDS encoding TetR/AcrR family transcriptional regulator yields MRHKVYTRKHILNAAYDLIEKNGFSNFTARNVAAQMGVSTQPIYLEFENMEDLKQSLIESILEELTQKVFSVEHTGDKLFDISINYIDFAQKKPRLFMAMYLDEKGGGRVMYDRSYQFFKETVLQQEEYKNLTEEYIEALFHATWITLTGLAALMISNVVVPTRQQIIAIIEQSVNAILESNYEESSFSDIKK; encoded by the coding sequence ATGAGACATAAAGTGTATACAAGAAAACATATTTTAAATGCTGCTTATGATTTGATCGAAAAAAATGGTTTCAGTAATTTTACAGCGCGTAATGTGGCAGCTCAAATGGGAGTATCTACTCAGCCAATCTATTTGGAATTTGAAAATATGGAAGACTTGAAACAATCGTTGATTGAATCCATATTGGAGGAATTGACACAAAAAGTATTTAGCGTTGAACATACGGGAGATAAATTGTTTGATATCAGTATTAATTATATTGACTTTGCCCAAAAAAAGCCCCGACTGTTTATGGCAATGTACCTTGATGAAAAGGGCGGAGGTAGAGTCATGTATGACCGTTCTTACCAATTTTTCAAGGAAACTGTTTTACAGCAAGAAGAATATAAGAACTTAACTGAGGAATATATCGAAGCATTATTTCATGCTACTTGGATCACTCTTACTGGCTTAGCGGCGTTAATGATATCAAACGTAGTGGTACCTACTCGTCAACAAATTATTGCCATTATTGAGCAAAGTGTAAACGCCATTTTAGAAAGTAATTACGAAGAGAGCTCTTTTAGTGATATAAAGAAGTAA
- a CDS encoding Cof-type HAD-IIB family hydrolase: protein MSKKLIALDLDGTTLNNASLISSNTAKILQKARDKGHIISIATGRPYRMSAHYYQQLHLDSPMVNFNGSLIHKPKEKWIYEKEFSVPREIAFEILEQREKLGLDFVAAENRQTFFIDKLENFQKDFFATDIATEANLFPQLKTNPTSVMLKTKNELANSVTEALTKQFPNEIDVNTWGGADTILEVVPKGVQKAMAVSVVAEAMQIKQKDVIAFGDEHNDVELLDYAGWGVAMKNGTEQVKSVANDVTSKTNDEEGMVEYLEELLAI, encoded by the coding sequence ATGTCCAAAAAATTAATCGCCTTAGATCTAGATGGTACAACATTAAATAACGCTTCATTAATTTCTTCTAACACAGCCAAAATCTTACAAAAAGCTCGAGATAAGGGGCATATTATTAGTATTGCTACAGGTCGTCCTTACCGCATGAGCGCGCACTACTATCAACAGTTACATTTAGATTCACCTATGGTTAATTTTAATGGGAGTTTAATCCATAAACCAAAAGAAAAATGGATCTATGAAAAAGAATTTTCGGTTCCTCGTGAAATTGCTTTTGAAATATTAGAGCAAAGAGAAAAGCTAGGTCTAGACTTCGTTGCTGCGGAAAATCGGCAAACTTTTTTTATTGATAAACTAGAAAATTTTCAAAAGGATTTTTTTGCTACAGATATTGCTACTGAGGCAAATTTATTTCCTCAGTTAAAAACAAACCCAACTTCTGTCATGCTTAAAACCAAAAATGAATTGGCAAACTCTGTCACTGAAGCTTTAACAAAACAATTTCCTAATGAAATTGATGTAAACACATGGGGCGGAGCGGATACGATCTTAGAAGTAGTGCCAAAAGGAGTACAAAAAGCAATGGCTGTATCCGTAGTCGCGGAAGCCATGCAAATAAAACAAAAAGATGTTATTGCATTCGGAGATGAACATAATGACGTGGAACTTCTTGACTACGCAGGTTGGGGCGTTGCGATGAAAAACGGAACAGAACAAGTAAAAAGTGTAGCTAATGATGTGACAAGTAAAACCAATGATGAAGAAGGTATGGTTGAGTACCTAGAAGAATTATTAGCGATTTAA
- a CDS encoding IS1634 family transposase codes for MRVQVSKSKNSESLYISKAVRIDGKSTSKVVERLGTLEEVKQKAQGQDPYEWARERAKVLTEQEKNQAREVLVKFSPHKQISANQQVSFNGGYLFLQQLYYQLGLDKICATIQSQYKTTFDLNAVLSQLIYSRILFPGSKQQAFHKKDKYLESPSLDLQHFYRALEILAKENDLIQAQLYKNSRKVVDRNTQILYYDCTNFFFEIEQEDPFRKYGKSKENRPNPIVQMGLFIDGNGVPLAFDLSSGNTNEQGTLKPLEKKILQDFSLSKMVICTDAGLSSTENRKFNNVQNRAFITTQSVKKLKKHLKDWALGQTGWKIVGDSSSKEYTLREVDALGAKKQTFFKERWIHEDGLEQRMIVSYSLKYKEYQEKIRQRQVERAEKLIQSGQKLPKKKNSNDVKRFIKRTSVTQEGEKAEKDVLSLDTSVIEEEARYDGFYAVCTNLNDPVEKIIQVNHQRWEIEETFRIMKSEFDARPVYLSREDRIRAHFITCFMAMMIFRLLEKRLDSPDSYCEIIETLREMNFYQITGEGVIPTYTRTDLTDRLHEQAGFRTDYQILPQKSLKKIFKQTKSGNITTF; via the coding sequence ATGCGCGTCCAAGTATCAAAATCCAAAAATTCGGAGTCGCTCTATATCTCAAAAGCCGTTCGTATCGATGGCAAGAGTACGTCGAAAGTGGTGGAAAGATTAGGAACCCTCGAAGAAGTGAAGCAAAAGGCCCAAGGACAAGATCCCTATGAATGGGCTCGTGAACGCGCTAAGGTACTGACCGAACAAGAAAAAAATCAAGCTCGCGAGGTTTTAGTGAAGTTTTCTCCTCATAAGCAGATTTCAGCGAATCAACAGGTCTCTTTCAATGGCGGTTATCTTTTCCTGCAACAATTGTATTACCAACTCGGACTGGATAAAATTTGCGCTACCATTCAAAGCCAATATAAAACGACTTTTGATCTCAACGCCGTGCTTTCTCAACTAATTTATTCGCGTATTCTTTTCCCTGGTTCGAAACAACAAGCGTTTCATAAAAAAGACAAATACCTTGAGTCGCCGTCTCTAGACCTCCAACATTTTTATCGTGCGTTAGAAATCCTAGCCAAAGAAAACGACCTAATTCAAGCACAACTTTATAAAAACAGCCGCAAAGTGGTCGATCGTAACACCCAAATTCTTTATTATGACTGTACGAATTTCTTCTTTGAAATTGAGCAAGAAGATCCCTTTCGAAAATACGGCAAGTCGAAAGAAAATCGCCCCAACCCAATTGTTCAGATGGGCTTATTTATCGATGGCAACGGCGTTCCCCTGGCTTTTGACTTAAGCAGTGGCAACACCAATGAACAAGGGACGTTAAAACCGTTGGAAAAGAAAATCTTGCAAGATTTCTCCCTTTCGAAAATGGTGATTTGTACAGACGCGGGGTTATCCTCGACCGAAAACCGAAAATTCAACAACGTTCAAAATCGAGCCTTTATCACCACGCAGTCGGTCAAAAAATTGAAAAAGCATTTGAAAGATTGGGCCTTAGGACAGACCGGATGGAAAATTGTAGGCGATTCTTCTTCGAAAGAATATACGCTAAGAGAAGTAGACGCCTTAGGCGCTAAAAAGCAGACCTTTTTTAAAGAACGTTGGATTCATGAAGACGGCTTAGAACAACGCATGATCGTTTCCTATTCTTTAAAATATAAAGAATACCAAGAAAAAATACGTCAACGACAAGTCGAACGCGCGGAAAAACTCATTCAGTCCGGACAGAAATTACCCAAAAAGAAAAATTCCAACGACGTCAAACGTTTTATCAAACGAACATCGGTCACCCAAGAAGGAGAAAAAGCGGAAAAAGACGTGTTATCACTCGACACGTCTGTCATCGAAGAAGAAGCACGCTATGATGGGTTTTATGCCGTTTGTACGAATTTGAACGATCCCGTGGAAAAGATCATTCAAGTGAACCACCAACGATGGGAAATCGAAGAAACCTTTCGCATCATGAAAAGTGAATTTGATGCTCGGCCCGTTTATCTCAGTCGAGAAGATCGTATCCGTGCGCATTTCATTACTTGTTTTATGGCCATGATGATTTTTCGTCTCTTAGAAAAACGCTTAGATTCGCCGGATAGCTATTGTGAAATCATTGAAACGTTAAGAGAAATGAACTTTTATCAAATTACAGGCGAAGGCGTTATTCCGACTTATACGAGAACCGATCTCACCGATCGACTCCATGAGCAAGCCGGCTTTCGAACCGATTATCAAATTTTGCCGCAAAAAAGTTTGAAAAAAATTTTTAAGCAAACCAAATCGGGAAATATTACTACATTTTGA
- a CDS encoding NCS2 family permease, whose protein sequence is MEKLFKLKENGTNVSTELMAGVTTFFAMSYILFVNPTILSAAGMPFQAVFLATIIAAIIGTLVMGLFANVPYAQAPGMGLNAFFTYTVVFGLGYSWQQALAMVFICGLINIFITVTKIRKLIIRAIPESMQHAIGGGIGIFVAYSGLKNANLLTFSADSDSIIDATVENGEIISADINGGIVPALVNFDHPAVLLALIGLVLMTILVVANVRAAVLIGIVGTTIIGIFMGVVDLGTIDWRANSLTQSISELNTTFGAAFGEEGMQSLFNDSTKIPQVIMTIIAFSLSDTFDTIGTFIGTGRRTGIFSKEDEVALEDSKGMNTKMDRALFADAVATSIGSVFGSSNTTTFVESAAGIGAGGRTGLTSVTVAIMFGLSSLFSPLIELVPAQATAPALVLVGIMMLSSFKDINWVNLEEAVPAFFAAIFMGLCYSISYGIAAGFIFYTIVKVVKGKSHEVSLILWVIDILFILNFVILALL, encoded by the coding sequence ATGGAGAAGCTTTTCAAGTTAAAAGAAAATGGCACGAATGTTTCAACCGAACTCATGGCAGGAGTAACAACATTTTTTGCTATGAGTTATATTTTATTTGTAAATCCTACAATATTATCAGCGGCGGGCATGCCATTTCAAGCGGTATTTTTGGCCACCATCATTGCTGCAATTATTGGGACTTTAGTAATGGGGTTATTTGCTAATGTACCTTATGCCCAAGCTCCTGGGATGGGGTTAAATGCGTTTTTTACTTATACAGTGGTTTTTGGCTTAGGTTATAGCTGGCAACAAGCTTTAGCGATGGTATTTATTTGTGGCTTAATTAATATCTTCATTACGGTAACGAAAATTCGCAAATTAATTATTCGAGCAATCCCAGAGAGCATGCAGCACGCAATTGGTGGTGGTATTGGGATTTTCGTGGCTTATTCTGGCTTGAAAAACGCTAATTTACTTACTTTTTCAGCTGACTCTGACTCGATTATTGATGCTACAGTAGAAAATGGGGAGATAATAAGCGCTGATATTAATGGAGGAATTGTTCCGGCTTTAGTGAACTTTGATCATCCTGCAGTGCTTTTAGCTTTGATTGGCTTAGTTTTAATGACTATTTTAGTCGTAGCCAATGTACGCGCAGCAGTATTAATCGGAATTGTTGGTACGACTATTATTGGGATTTTTATGGGGGTTGTAGATTTAGGTACTATTGATTGGCGCGCCAACTCCCTAACACAGTCAATTAGTGAGTTGAATACGACATTTGGCGCGGCCTTTGGAGAAGAAGGAATGCAGTCTTTGTTTAATGATTCGACAAAAATTCCTCAAGTGATTATGACAATTATTGCCTTTAGCTTATCAGATACTTTCGATACAATTGGTACATTTATCGGAACAGGCCGTCGTACAGGCATTTTTTCTAAAGAAGATGAAGTAGCTTTAGAAGATAGTAAAGGAATGAATACAAAAATGGATCGTGCTTTGTTTGCGGATGCGGTAGCAACCTCTATTGGCTCAGTGTTTGGTTCTTCAAATACAACGACTTTTGTTGAATCCGCCGCCGGAATTGGTGCTGGTGGAAGGACCGGATTAACTTCTGTTACTGTGGCTATTATGTTTGGATTGAGTAGTTTATTTTCTCCACTAATAGAACTTGTTCCCGCACAGGCAACAGCCCCAGCTTTAGTGCTAGTAGGAATTATGATGCTTTCTTCTTTCAAAGACATTAATTGGGTGAACTTAGAAGAAGCTGTACCTGCTTTTTTTGCTGCCATATTTATGGGATTATGTTATAGTATCTCCTACGGTATTGCAGCTGGTTTTATTTTCTATACTATTGTAAAAGTCGTTAAAGGAAAATCTCATGAAGTTTCCTTGATTTTATGGGTCATTGATATATTATTTATTTTAAATTTTGTGATTTTAGCTTTATTGTAA
- a CDS encoding YjzD family protein, producing MRYLITIIWSLILGQVVGFLGSALTSTNFDFTLTTLCSLIVAVIVMAIGYIAYPNNKQSH from the coding sequence ATGCGCTACCTTATTACAATTATTTGGTCTTTAATTTTAGGGCAAGTCGTCGGTTTTCTCGGCAGTGCTTTGACTAGTACAAATTTCGATTTTACTTTGACGACCCTCTGTTCTTTAATCGTCGCTGTAATCGTTATGGCTATAGGATATATTGCTTACCCTAATAACAAACAATCCCATTAA
- the dnaE gene encoding DNA polymerase III subunit alpha, translating into MSSAQLTTMTSYSLLESTVEISQYVQLAKKLGYDHLGITDRNNLYGALEFMKACQKNQVHPVIGLLLEYYSSQTQKEHEIFLFAKNDEGYKQLMRTSSQKMSGTSVVLDSHSPLKDVFAILPDENELTELLQEEKEELAKQRVTELQSVFGKDQFFYGISYQKDLATDVNAWMQEQEIQAAAYQLIDSLHADEAFSVKVMHHIKEGEQIDNLQQEMQELTASNSLEDPEKKRIWYETNAPKALEKTEEMAENCQAEVPLQQKLLPHYPLQEGVSARQYLKELCETKLPQRVEKVDKRYQERLDYELSVIHRMGFDDYFLIVWDVMDFLHENKIVTGAGRGSAAGSLTAYVLSITDVDPIKYDLLFERFLNPERNTMPDIDLDIPDNQRETVLQYVKEKYGQNHVAQIATFGTMAAKMVLRDTCRVFGLSQSEANRWSNAIPKQMKITLEEAYQQSKALRELVNMNERNRQLFQAAKTLEGHPRHVSTHAAGVVISDQDLLDLVPLQEGSEGIWLTQFTMNDVEETGLLKIDFLGLRNLSIIADTLQGIQKVVKQTVTQKEIPLDDPKTLRLFQKGDTTGIFQFESAGIRSVLRRLSPETIEDVAAVNALYRPGPMQNIDTFIKRKHGKETIEYPDPSLKPILENTYGVMVYQEQIMQVASQMAGFTLGQADILRRAISKKKKSVLDQQRRYFIEGAKEKGFTEEKASQVYNYIERFADYGFNRSHAFAYSFVAFQMAYLKVHYPAPFFKALLRSVLHNPKKMKEYLSEAKNAGIKILPPSINQSFYSFYLNSLREIRFGLGSIKGIRRDFIYDLLDERKENGNYASLNQFLTRMNQRNSKWLKEENIRPLIAIGAFDELEPNRRQAMSQLEGKIQNVLYSGGSLDLLDMMALKNETLTDFSLEEKLELEDDYLGIYLSGHPVEQFNKIKRRKKIADISELIENTTVNILVYLTEIKEIRTKKGEQMAFLEGNDPTDDISVTVFPQMYRKIRNQLVENQVYYIEGKVEKSTYNDQLQIIANQIVMAKTLAETIADTTAYLKIPINVEQKQVLSELYTVFKKSNGNVPVVIYYEQTDDVRLLPEKNWITNTEELQDSLEKILGKGNVIFK; encoded by the coding sequence ATGAGTAGCGCTCAATTAACAACAATGACATCCTATTCTTTGCTAGAAAGCACAGTCGAAATCTCGCAATATGTGCAGTTAGCAAAAAAATTAGGTTATGATCATTTAGGAATTACAGATCGGAATAATCTTTATGGCGCTTTAGAATTTATGAAAGCTTGCCAAAAAAACCAAGTACATCCGGTTATTGGATTGTTACTTGAATATTATTCTTCTCAAACGCAAAAAGAACATGAGATTTTTCTTTTTGCCAAAAATGATGAAGGATATAAGCAACTTATGCGCACCTCGAGTCAAAAGATGAGCGGTACGTCAGTTGTATTAGATAGTCATTCTCCTTTAAAAGATGTATTTGCTATTTTACCAGATGAAAATGAGTTGACTGAATTATTACAAGAGGAAAAAGAGGAATTAGCAAAACAAAGAGTTACTGAATTACAAAGCGTATTTGGAAAAGACCAATTTTTTTATGGAATTTCTTACCAAAAAGATTTGGCAACTGATGTAAATGCATGGATGCAAGAACAAGAAATACAAGCTGCAGCTTATCAATTGATTGATTCACTTCACGCGGATGAGGCTTTTTCAGTAAAAGTGATGCATCATATTAAAGAAGGCGAGCAAATTGATAACTTGCAACAAGAGATGCAAGAGCTGACTGCTTCAAATAGCCTAGAAGATCCTGAAAAAAAGAGGATATGGTATGAAACAAATGCGCCAAAAGCTTTGGAAAAGACAGAAGAAATGGCAGAAAATTGCCAAGCAGAAGTGCCTTTGCAACAGAAACTATTGCCTCACTACCCTTTACAAGAAGGGGTTAGCGCTAGACAATATTTAAAAGAACTTTGTGAAACGAAACTGCCTCAACGGGTAGAAAAGGTAGATAAACGTTACCAAGAACGCTTAGATTATGAGTTATCTGTTATTCACAGGATGGGTTTTGATGATTACTTTTTAATTGTTTGGGATGTAATGGATTTTTTGCATGAAAATAAAATTGTAACGGGTGCAGGAAGAGGCTCTGCGGCAGGATCTTTAACAGCTTATGTTTTATCTATTACCGATGTGGATCCGATTAAATACGATTTATTATTTGAACGGTTTTTAAACCCTGAACGTAATACAATGCCTGATATAGATTTGGACATACCTGATAATCAACGAGAAACGGTCTTGCAGTATGTTAAAGAAAAATACGGACAAAACCATGTGGCTCAAATTGCGACTTTCGGTACAATGGCTGCTAAAATGGTCTTACGCGACACTTGTAGAGTTTTTGGCCTATCACAGAGTGAAGCAAATCGTTGGTCTAATGCAATTCCTAAACAAATGAAGATCACACTAGAAGAAGCTTATCAACAGTCAAAAGCGTTACGCGAATTAGTTAATATGAATGAACGTAATAGACAGTTGTTTCAAGCTGCTAAAACCTTAGAAGGACATCCGCGGCATGTATCTACACATGCGGCCGGCGTAGTGATTAGTGACCAAGATTTATTAGATCTTGTTCCTTTACAAGAAGGATCTGAAGGTATCTGGCTAACACAATTTACGATGAATGACGTAGAAGAAACTGGTTTGTTGAAAATTGACTTTTTAGGCCTGCGTAATCTATCGATTATCGCAGATACGTTACAAGGAATTCAAAAGGTAGTTAAACAAACAGTGACACAAAAAGAGATTCCTTTAGATGACCCGAAAACTTTACGTTTATTTCAAAAAGGCGACACAACTGGCATATTTCAATTTGAATCGGCAGGAATTAGAAGTGTTTTGCGAAGGCTATCTCCAGAAACCATTGAAGATGTGGCAGCTGTTAACGCATTATATCGGCCAGGTCCGATGCAAAATATCGATACATTTATTAAAAGAAAACATGGGAAAGAAACGATTGAGTATCCAGATCCGAGTTTAAAACCTATATTGGAAAATACTTATGGCGTTATGGTCTATCAAGAACAAATTATGCAGGTTGCTTCGCAGATGGCCGGTTTTACTTTGGGCCAAGCGGATATTTTACGCCGTGCAATTAGCAAGAAAAAGAAAAGTGTATTAGATCAACAACGGCGTTATTTTATTGAAGGAGCGAAAGAAAAAGGATTTACTGAAGAAAAAGCGAGTCAAGTTTATAATTATATTGAACGTTTCGCTGATTATGGATTTAATCGTTCGCATGCTTTTGCCTACTCTTTTGTAGCTTTTCAAATGGCTTACTTAAAAGTTCATTATCCAGCTCCTTTTTTTAAAGCGTTACTACGCTCAGTTTTGCATAACCCTAAGAAGATGAAAGAATATCTCAGCGAAGCCAAAAATGCAGGAATCAAAATTTTGCCACCATCGATTAATCAGAGTTTTTATTCTTTTTATTTAAATTCCTTACGAGAAATTCGTTTTGGTTTGGGAAGTATTAAGGGGATTCGGCGCGATTTTATTTACGATCTTTTGGACGAAAGAAAAGAAAATGGAAACTACGCTTCGTTAAATCAATTTCTGACACGTATGAATCAGCGTAATAGTAAATGGTTAAAAGAGGAGAACATCCGTCCGCTAATTGCCATTGGAGCCTTTGATGAACTTGAACCCAATCGTCGCCAAGCGATGTCTCAATTAGAAGGGAAAATCCAAAATGTACTTTATAGTGGGGGAAGCCTCGATTTATTAGATATGATGGCTTTAAAGAATGAAACACTAACTGATTTTAGCCTTGAAGAAAAATTGGAACTAGAGGATGATTATCTAGGGATTTATTTGTCTGGGCATCCGGTAGAACAATTTAATAAAATTAAACGACGAAAAAAAATTGCCGACATCTCGGAGTTAATCGAAAATACGACTGTCAATATTTTAGTTTATTTAACAGAAATTAAAGAAATTCGGACAAAAAAGGGAGAACAGATGGCCTTTTTAGAAGGAAACGATCCTACCGATGATATTTCTGTTACGGTTTTTCCTCAGATGTATCGAAAAATTCGAAATCAACTAGTAGAAAATCAAGTTTATTATATCGAAGGGAAAGTGGAAAAAAGTACTTATAATGACCAGTTACAAATCATTGCTAATCAGATAGTCATGGCAAAAACTTTGGCAGAAACTATTGCTGATACCACAGCTTATTTGAAAATACCTATAAATGTAGAGCAAAAACAGGTCTTATCTGAATTATATACAGTGTTTAAAAAATCTAATGGAAATGTGCCTGTAGTTATTTATTATGAACAAACAGATGATGTTCGTCTTTTGCCGGAAAAAAATTGGATAACAAATACTGAAGAATTACAAGACTCATTAGAAAAAATTCTAGGGAAGGGAAATGTTATATTTAAGTAA
- the pfkA gene encoding 6-phosphofructokinase: MKRIGILTSGGDAPGMNAAIRAVTRKAIYNGMEVYGINYGFAGLVAGDVRRLEIADVGDTIQRGGTFLYSARYPEFATEEGQLKGIEQLNKFGIEGLVVIGGDGSYHGALALTRHGYPAVGIPGTIDNDIPNTDFTIGFDTATNTVLDSLDRIRDTATSHVRTFIIEVMGRDAGDLALWTGVAGGADEIIIPEHDFDMKNVAKRIQDGRDRGKKHCLIVLAEGVMGGSEFAEQLKEYGDFHTRVSILGHVARGGSPSVRDRVLASKFGGYAVELLQESKGGLCVGMVDNKLVAADIVDILENGKHHPDLTLYDLNHELSF, translated from the coding sequence ATGAAGCGCATTGGAATCTTAACTAGTGGCGGCGACGCCCCTGGTATGAATGCGGCAATTCGAGCAGTCACACGTAAAGCAATTTATAATGGGATGGAAGTTTATGGGATCAATTACGGCTTTGCCGGATTGGTAGCCGGAGATGTCCGTCGTTTAGAAATTGCTGATGTTGGAGATACGATTCAACGAGGCGGAACTTTCCTTTATTCAGCCCGTTACCCAGAATTTGCTACTGAAGAAGGTCAACTTAAAGGAATCGAACAGTTAAATAAATTTGGTATTGAAGGTTTAGTAGTTATCGGTGGAGATGGCTCATATCACGGTGCTTTGGCTTTAACAAGACATGGTTATCCAGCAGTGGGTATTCCAGGTACAATTGATAATGACATTCCGAACACTGATTTTACGATTGGCTTTGATACGGCGACTAATACAGTGTTAGATTCATTGGACCGCATCCGAGATACAGCAACTTCTCACGTTCGTACATTTATTATTGAAGTTATGGGTCGTGACGCAGGTGATCTTGCATTGTGGACAGGTGTAGCTGGCGGTGCAGATGAAATTATTATTCCTGAACACGATTTTGACATGAAAAATGTAGCTAAGCGTATTCAAGACGGGCGCGATCGTGGGAAAAAACATTGCCTAATTGTTTTGGCTGAAGGCGTAATGGGTGGCAGTGAGTTTGCTGAGCAATTAAAAGAATATGGCGATTTCCATACGAGAGTTTCAATTCTTGGGCATGTTGCTCGCGGAGGCTCCCCAAGTGTTAGAGATCGCGTATTAGCAAGTAAATTCGGTGGTTATGCAGTAGAACTTTTACAAGAAAGTAAAGGTGGCTTATGTGTAGGCATGGTAGATAATAAGCTTGTAGCGGCTGATATCGTCGATATTCTAGAAAATGGAAAACACCATCCTGATCTTACACTTTATGACCTAAACCATGAATTGTCATTTTAA
- the pyk gene encoding pyruvate kinase, whose product MKKTKIVSTLGPASDSVDTITKLIESGANVFRFNFSHGDHDEHLERMKKVHQAVENTGMDVGILLDTKGAEIRTTAQATETGKIPFEIGDTVRIAMDADLDGTKEKISVTYEGLFDDVHEGGHVLFDDGLIDMLILEKDETNRELVTEVQNPGILGSRKGVNAPGVSISLPGITDKDAADIRFGLEHDINYIAASFVRKAQDVLDIREILEETGMTHVQIFPKIESQEGIDNIDEILKVSDGIMVARGDMGVEIPSELVPMAQKDIIKKCNAAGKSVITATQMLESMQENPRPTRAEASDVANAVFDGTDATMLSGESANGSYPVEAVSTMARIDVEAERSMQRLGSYQINQFDKTDVTETIGLSVARAAKNLGVKCIVAATESGHTAKMISKYRPDADILAVTFDDHTKRGLMLNWGVYPAVTDKPNTTDDMFELATKKTLELGFAQEGDLILITAGVPVGERGTTNVMKIQMIGSKLIEAQGVGGHSVVANTVVANTAEEAIAKAKEGMVLVVPSTDKEYMPAIEKASALVVEESGLTSHAAVVGVAQDLPVIVGAKDALNVINDGELVTIDPRRGIVYRGETMAV is encoded by the coding sequence ATGAAAAAAACAAAAATTGTTAGTACGTTAGGACCCGCTAGTGATTCAGTAGATACGATTACGAAATTGATTGAATCTGGCGCTAATGTTTTTCGTTTTAATTTTTCCCATGGTGATCACGATGAACACTTAGAACGTATGAAAAAAGTTCATCAAGCAGTTGAAAATACAGGTATGGATGTAGGAATCCTTTTAGATACAAAAGGTGCTGAAATACGTACTACAGCTCAAGCAACAGAAACAGGTAAGATTCCTTTTGAAATTGGGGATACGGTCCGTATCGCTATGGATGCCGACCTAGACGGGACTAAAGAAAAGATTTCTGTAACTTATGAGGGTCTTTTTGATGATGTTCATGAAGGTGGACATGTTTTATTTGATGACGGTTTGATTGATATGTTGATCTTGGAAAAAGATGAAACCAACAGAGAATTAGTTACCGAAGTTCAAAATCCTGGTATTTTAGGCTCTCGTAAAGGAGTTAATGCTCCTGGCGTTTCTATTAGCTTACCTGGGATTACAGATAAAGACGCTGCTGATATTCGTTTTGGCTTAGAACATGATATTAACTATATTGCAGCAAGTTTTGTTCGTAAAGCTCAAGACGTATTAGATATTCGAGAAATATTAGAAGAAACAGGAATGACTCATGTTCAAATTTTCCCTAAAATTGAGTCCCAAGAAGGTATTGATAACATTGATGAAATTTTGAAAGTTTCTGATGGTATTATGGTTGCCCGTGGAGATATGGGTGTGGAAATTCCTTCTGAATTAGTGCCAATGGCTCAAAAAGATATTATCAAAAAATGTAATGCAGCTGGAAAATCCGTTATTACAGCGACTCAAATGTTAGAATCAATGCAAGAAAACCCACGTCCTACACGTGCAGAAGCTTCTGACGTAGCTAACGCCGTATTTGATGGCACGGATGCAACAATGCTTTCAGGAGAATCAGCAAACGGTAGCTATCCAGTTGAAGCTGTTTCAACGATGGCACGTATTGATGTTGAAGCAGAAAGATCAATGCAGCGCCTTGGTTCTTACCAAATTAACCAATTTGATAAGACTGACGTTACCGAAACTATTGGGCTTTCTGTGGCACGTGCAGCCAAAAATTTGGGTGTTAAATGTATTGTGGCAGCTACAGAATCCGGCCATACTGCTAAAATGATTTCCAAATATCGTCCGGATGCTGATATCTTGGCAGTGACTTTTGATGATCATACGAAACGTGGTTTGATGTTAAATTGGGGCGTTTACCCAGCGGTTACTGATAAACCTAACACAACCGACGATATGTTTGAATTGGCTACGAAAAAAACATTAGAATTAGGTTTTGCTCAAGAAGGCGACTTAATTTTGATTACTGCAGGTGTACCTGTAGGAGAACGTGGCACGACAAATGTTATGAAAATTCAAATGATTGGCTCCAAACTAATTGAAGCTCAAGGAGTTGGCGGACATTCAGTAGTAGCCAATACTGTAGTAGCTAACACAGCTGAAGAAGCTATTGCTAAAGCAAAAGAAGGCATGGTGCTAGTTGTTCCTTCCACAGACAAAGAATATATGCCAGCTATTGAAAAAGCATCGGCTTTAGTTGTTGAAGAAAGTGGTTTGACTTCTCATGCAGCAGTGGTTGGTGTTGCACAAGACTTACCAGTTATTGTTGGCGCTAAAGACGCTTTAAACGTTATTAACGATGGGGAATTAGTTACAATTGACCCACGTCGCGGGATTGTTTACCGCGGAGAAACAATGGCTGTTTAG